In Oryza sativa Japonica Group chromosome 3, ASM3414082v1, one DNA window encodes the following:
- the LOC4334178 gene encoding uncharacterized protein has translation MAEALVAVLRLAASAAATARPQSRSGRHGSCAARVPCPGPSPFRRGRLCARAAVAGPPEVDDDDAMTIDNLRRFFDVNVGKWNGAFYQFDAHGRVLQGISTRLSVSTYGEDDLISLLQSLYIKQASSQISFVDEEDSEEWVEYKIKETNMFTVDKYQQVGFFQEEKAFALRYQTAGMLETVLRAGVLGEDDTGEESPKNLKIPSRKPSIVCENCLYSREGNGRVRAFHIMDPKGVLDMLIIFHEKQGSEVPLMYSSDDADITNSDRIAPLLGRWEGRSVTKRSGVYGATLSEADTVVLLEKDRNGQLILDNMSTKSGSSTTTTVHWTGSANNNLLQFDGGYEMTLLPGGMYMGYPTDIGKIVNDMDSFHLEFCWMESPGKRQRLVRTYDSAGLAVSSTYFFETKV, from the exons ATGGCGGAGgcgctcgtcgccgtcctccggctcgcggcgtccgccgccgccaccgcacgcCCTCAAAGCCGCAGCGGCCGCCACGGCTCCTGCGCGGCGCGCGTCCCCTGCCCCGGCCCGTCCCCGTTCCGCCGCGGCAGGCTCTGCGCGCGGGCCGCGGTGGCCGGCCCGCCGgaggtggacgacgacgacgcgatgACCATCGACAATCTCCGCCGCTTCTTCGACGTCAACGTCGGCAAGTGGAATGGAGCATTCTAC CAATTCGATGCGCACGGGAGGGTGCTGCAGGGGATCAGCACGCGGCTGTCAGTGAGCACCTACGGGGAGGACGACCTCATCAGCCTCCTGCAATC GCTGTATATCAAGCAAGCTTCTTCTCAGATATCGTTTGTAGATGAGGAGGATTCTGAAGAGTGGGTGGAGTACAAAATCAAAGAGACAAACATGTTCACTGTAGATAAATACCAGCAG GTAGGATTCTTTCAAGAGGAAAAGGCATTTGCTCTGAGGTATCAGACTGCTGGAATGCTGGAGACTGTCCTTCGGGCTGGTGTGCTAGGAGAAGATGATACTGGTGAAGAATCCCCCAA AAACTTGAAGATCCCTTCTCGTAAGCCATCTATTGTATGTGAGAATTGCCTTTACTCTCGTGAAGGCAATGGCCGAGTAAGGGCTTTCCACATCATGGACCCAAAGGGAGTGCTCGATATGCTTATAATTTTCCATGAAAAGCAGGGATCTGAAGTCCCACTTATGTACTCTTCAGATGATGCAGAT ATCACCAACAGTGATAGAATAGCTCCACTACTGGGAAGATGGGAAGGCCGTTCTGTGACTAAGAGGAGCGGGGTGTATGGAGCAACACTTTCTGAAGCTGATACGGTGGTTCTCCTTGAAAAGGACCGCAATGGTCAGCTAATTCTG GATAACATGTCAACAAAATCTGGATCTAGCACAACAACAACTGTTCACTGGACAGGATCAGCAAATAACAACTTGCTTCAGTTTGATGGAGGATATGAAATGACCTTGTTACCTGGAGGAATGTACATGGGATATCCGACAGACATCGGTAAGATTGTGAATGACATGGATTCTTTTCATTTGGAGTTCTGCTGGATGGAATCACCAGGAAAGAGGCAGCGGCTTGTGCGGACTTATGACTCAGCTGGTTTGGCTGTTTCATCAACTTACTTCTTTGAGACTAAAGTATGA
- the LOC107276591 gene encoding probable WRKY transcription factor 58, translating to MADRRRSDGGGGMQQQPFTSPGQERVFDGGGVPGQVAAPYGSDFDQSSYMALLAAGAVGVGVGVQPTAAPWAVEEDVAAAPPGISLAPQFSMANYAPPPSYQHPATLVSPPLAAGLHPYPPYLHGVDAPPPQWPPRPAPPPSFSVLDLAAAAAPHEQRHSMQQLLLRAAAFGGGMHAAAAPAPAAAAAIEQPAKDGYNWRKYGQKQLKDAESPRSYYKCTRDGCPVKKIVERSSDGCIKEITYKGRHSHPRPVEPRRGGAASSSSSAMAAGTDHNAGAAADDAAAADEDDPSDDDDTLLHEDDDDGEEGHDRGVDGEVGQRVVRKPKIILQTRSEVDLLDDGYRWRKYGQKVVKGNPRPRSYYKCTADGCNVRKQIERASADPKCVLTTYTGRHNHDPPGRPPAAANLQMPGPAAMRLAGGGTAHQQPSGGAHQMKEET from the exons atgGCCGATCGGCgccgcagcgacggcggcggcggcatgcagcagcagccgtTCACGTCGCCGGGGCAGGAGAGGGtgttcgacggcggcggtgttCCTGGGCAGGTGGCGGCGCCGTATGGGAGTGATTTTGATCAGAGCTCTTACATGGcgcttctcgccgccggcgccgtcggcgtcggcgtcggggtccagccgacggcggcgccgtgggCTGTCGAAGAGGACGTCGCCGCGGCGCCTCCTGGGATTAGCTTGGCACCTCAGTTCTCCATG GCGAActatgcgccgccgccgtcgtaccAACACCCTGCAACCCTCGtctccccgccgctcgccgccggcctccacccctaCCCGCCGTATCTCCACGGAGTCgacgcgccaccgccgcaatGGCCTCCacgaccggcgccgccgcccagcttcagcgtcctcgacctcgccgccgcggctgctccGCACGAGCAGCGCCACAGCATGCAACAGCTGCTCCTCCGCGCCGCGGCGTTCGGCGGCGGcatgcacgcggcggcggcgccggcgccggcggccgccgccgccatcgagcaGCCGGCGAAGGACGGGTACAATTGGCGCAAGTACGGGCAGAAGCAGCTCAAGGACGCCGAGTCGCCGCGGAGCTACTACAAGTGCACCCGCGACGGCTGCCCCGTGAAGAAGATCGTCGAGCGCTCGTCCGACGGCTGCATCAAGGAGATCACCTACAAGGGCCGGCACAGCCACCCCCGTCCCGTCgagccccgccgcggcggcgccgccagcagcagcagctccgccatggccgccggtacTGATCAcaatgccggcgccgccgcggacgacgccgccgccgccgacgaggacgaccCCAGCGATGACGACGACACGTTGTTgcacgaggacgacgacgacggcgaggaagggcatgacag GGGTGTAGATGGCGAGGTGGGGCAAAGGGTGGTGAGGAAGCCCAAGATCATATTGCAGACTCGCAGCGAGGTTGATCTGCTCGACGACGGCTACCGGTGGCGCAAGTACGGCCAGAAAGTTGTCAAGGGCAACCCACGACCAAG GAGCTACTACAAGTGCACGGCGGACGGCTGCAACGTGCGGAAGCAGATCGAGAGGGCGTCGGCCGATCCCAAGTGCGTCCTGACGACGTACACCGGCCGCCACAACCACGACCCGCCGGggaggccgcccgccgccgctaaCCTTCAGATGCCTGGCCCGGCGGCCATGAGGTTGGCCGGCGGTGGCACGGCTCATCAGCAACCGAGCGGCGGCGCTCACCAGATGAAAGAGGAGACATAG
- the LOC4334179 gene encoding uncharacterized protein: MGSCVSTTRRRRRSRKLSVAARKFRRKVSAAIADAPIARSGGGGGAGGEVAAANCFARHEVVHVEAPVSNVTLHLTQLQWQHSQMDAGSVICEEAWYDSVSILDSADSEDDDLDNDFASVSGDPLPDVTATATSTSTSLLDAVHRLRSIASAEACQDDDPPGKAEESNAAAAADECCSSSGGGLKESAASSTRPPFPPSIPSNKIQPMPIVSVSPHSQKKKSAVVRLSFRRRSYEGDEMTEMSGSTNYLYRPRAGSSLPCSTGEKLSDGCWSAIEPSVFRVRGESFFKDKRKSPAPNCSPYIPIGADMFACTRKINHIAQHLALPSLKAHETFPSLLIVNIQMPTYPATVFGENDGDGISLVLYFKLSDSFDKEISPQLKESIKKLMGDEMERVKGFPVDSNVPYTERLKILAGLVNPDDLQLSAAERKLVQTYNQKPVLSRPQHKFFKGPNYFEIDLDVHRFSFISRKGLEAFRERLKHGVLDLGLTIQAQKAEELPEHVLCCMRLNKIDFADSGQIPTLIMSSDE, translated from the exons ATGGGTTCTTGCgtgtcgacgacgaggcggcggcggaggtcgagGAAGctgtcggtggcggcgaggaagtTCCGCCGGAAGGTGTCCGCGGCGATCGCCGACGCGCCCATCGcccgctccggcggcggcggcggcgccggcggcgaggtggcggcggcgaactgCTTCGCGCGCCACGAGGTCGTCCACGTCGAGGCGCCCGTGTCCAACGTGACGCTTCACCTCACGCAGCTGCAGTGGCAGCACAGCCAGATGGACGCAGGCAGTG TGATCTGTGAAGAAGCGTGGTACGACTCCGTCAGCATCCTCGACTCGGCCGACTCCGAAGACGACGATCTCGACAACGACTTCGCCAGCGTCAGTGGAG ATCCTCTCCCGGATGTcaccgcgacggcgacgtcgacgtcgacgagctTGCTCGACGCCGTGCATCGCCTGAGGAGCATCGCGAGCGCAGAGGCATGCCAGGATGATGATCCTCCCGGGAAAGCTGAAGAATCaaacgctgctgctgctgctgacgagtgctgcagcagcagcggcggtggcctGAAGGAAtcggcggcgagctcgacgcggccgccattcccgccgTCGATTCCGAGCAACAAgatccagccgatgccgatcgTCAGCGTCAGCCCGCACAGCCAGAAGAAGAAATCCGCCGTCGTCAGGCTCTCCTTCAGGAGGAGATCATACGAGGGTGACGAGATGACTGAAATGA GTGGCTCTACGAACTATCTGTACCGTCCAAGAGCCGGTTCATCGTTGCCGTGCTCGACCGGCGAAAAACTGTCAGATGGTTGTTGGTCAGCTATTGAGCCGTCAGTGTTCAGAGTCCGAGGGGAGAGTTTCTTCAA AGACAAGAGGAAATCCCCAGCTCCGAACTGCTCACCATACATCCCAATTGGAGCAGACATGTTTGCCTGCACAAGGAAGATAAATCACATTGCGCAGCATCTCGCTCTTCCATCTCTGAAGGCTCATGAGACCTTCCCATCACTCCTCATTGTGAACATTCAG ATGCCTACCTATCCAGCAACCGTGTTTGGCGAGAACGACGGCGATGGGATAAGCCTAGTTCTTTATTTCAAGCTATCTGACAGTTTTGACAAGGAAATTTCTCCTCAACTAAAAGAAAGCATCAAG AAGCTTATGggtgatgaaatggagagagttaAGGGGTTTCCGGTAGACAGCAATGTGCCCTACACTGAGAGGCTGAAAATTCTGGCTGGTTTGGTGAACCCTGACGACTTACAGCTCAGTGCAGCTGAGAGGAAGCTTGTGCAAACCTACAACCAGAAACCGGTGCTGTCTCGCCCCCAGCACAAATTCTTCAAG GGGCCAAACTACTTCGAGATCGATCTCGATGTCCACCGTTTCAGCTTCATTTCAAGGAAAGGGCTTGAGGCCTTCAGGGAACGATTGAAACATGGAGTTCTTGATCTTGGCCTGACCATTCAG GCACAGAAGGCAGAGGAGCTACCTGAGCATGTCTTGTGCTGCATGAGGCTGAATAAGATCGACTTTGCCGACAGCGGGCAAATACCAACATTGATAATGTCCAGTGACGAATAA
- the LOC4334180 gene encoding origin of replication complex subunit 1: MSQPVTPRRTTRSSASASPSPAPASPTSPPKSRPKPSPRRQLLAAAAAPPKEDGSSADALLAELPGRRAQAMDILRLLAPAPALPLMLHGGAATGKTRALLLALRYLRPSQRLVYAALRSLPSPRALFASLLSQLSATPFSTSSRHRVPDKPSDFVAALRDALNGIVSQGEVVYLVFDNLEVVRSWDKGGQLLPLLLRLHDLLQLPQVVLVYVSSATPDAYYSMTGSVEPNYVYFPDYTVDEVRDILMHDHPNPKLYSSFLSVALKPLFRVTRRVDELSAVLEPLFRRYCEPLGDLKAVPDEGMKRRLFEHVQSHLAVALNETFNVPMRASMDEIKDGGSAGKGSAKRQFAGKDGLSSELEFHMSVSAKYLLLSAFLASRNPATLDAALFDSTGGLDNRKRKRKSSQASMHMKDTIVEEMLMKGPGTFPLERLLAIFQCITSVSEDILDEIDCPGNMASESGTTGLMSDVLLQLSTLCNSNFLSKSRSCPLEGSARYRSNIDEDLALKVARSVNFPLSKYMYRR; encoded by the exons ATGTCCCAGCCCGTCACGCCTCGCCGCACCACCCGCTCCTCcgcgtccgcctccccctcgcccGCACCCGCCTCGCCAACATCTCCGCCCAAATCCAGGCCCAAACCCTCGCCCAGACGccagctcctcgccgccgccgccgcacccccgAAGGAGGATGGTTCCTCCGCCGACGCGCTCCTCGCCGagctccccggccgccgcgcgcaggCGATGGATATCCTCCGGCTcctcgcgccggcgccggccctcCCCTTGATgctccacggcggcgccgccaccggcaagacgcgcgccctcctcctggCGCTGCGGTACCTCCGCCCCAGCCAGCGCCTCGTCTACGCCGCACTCCGttccctcccttcccctcgcGCCCTCTtcgcttctctcctctcccagcTCAGCGCAACGCCATTCTCCACTTCCTCTCGCCACCGCGTCCCCGACAAGCCCTCCGACTTCGTCGCCGCACTCCGCGACGCCCTCAATGGTATCGTCTCCCAGGGCGAGGTCGTATACCTAGTGTTCGACAACTTGGAAGTTGTGAGGAGCTGGGATAAGGGTGGTCagcttctccctctccttctccgccTCCACGACCTCCTCCAATTACCGCAGGTCGTGCTCGTGTATGTGAGCAGTGCAACGCCTGATGCGTACTACTCCATGACTGGCTCTGTTGAACCAAATTATGTTTACTTTCCGGATTACACAGTGGATGAAGTTCGCGACATTCTGATGCATGACCATCCCAACCCAAAGCTCTACTCATCCTTCCTGAG TGTGGCACTGAAGCCATTATTTCGCGTAACACGAAGAGTGGATGAGCTTTCGGCGGTGCTGGAACCGCTTTTCAGGAGGTACTGTGAGCCACTGGGTGACTTGAAGGCAGTTCCTGATGAAGGCATGAAGAGGAGGTTGTTTGAACATGTTCAGTCACATCTTGCAGTTGCGTTGAATGAGACATTCAATGTCCCCATGAGAGCTTCCATGGATGAAATCAAGGACGGTGGTTCTGCTGGGAAGGGCAGTGCTAAAAGGCAGTTTGCTGGTAAAGATGGACTCTCCAGTGAACTGGAGTTCCATATGTCTGTGTCAGCCAAGTACCTTCTGCTGTCTGCTTTCTTGGCTTCAAGGAACCCTGCTACTCTTGATGCAGCTTTGTTTGATTCAACTGGAGGCTTAGATAACCGCAAGCGCAAGAGAAA GAGCTCCCAGGCTTCAATGCATATGAAGGATACCATAGTTGAAGAGATGCTTATGAAAGGGCCTGGTACATTTCCTCTTGAGAGGCTCTTGGCTATATTTCAGTGCATCACATCCGTGTCAGAAGATATACTTGATGAAATTGATTGCCCTGGCAATATGGCAAGTGAAAGTGGAACAACTGGTTTGATGTCGGATGTTCTACTACAGTTGTCAACATTGTGCAATTCTAATTTCCTCTCGAAAAGCCGGAGCTGCCCATTAGAGGGCTCAGCTAGGTACCGTTCAAACATTGATGAAGATTTAGCTCTCAAG GTCGCCAGGAGTGTGAATTTTCCCCTCTCAAAGTATATGTACAGAAGATAG
- the LOC107276688 gene encoding probable receptor-like protein kinase At5g61350, whose amino-acid sequence MLSLQKPSKTPFVPASSALFNPESIFLPSHERSPSSCYRPMLLIPTLAKMARSMLGWKRVPLFSILLILSITNIATTYAIASQADRFVPRDNYLLSCGAPAAVQLDDGRTFRSDPDSASFLSTPVDIKITAKNSLASGAPSSQLYLTSRVFSDISTYSFFISQPGHHWIRLHFLPIPDDHYNLTTATFSVSTDDMVLLHDFSFIATPPNPVLREYIVATQGDTLKIIFTPKKDSIAFINAIEVVSAPPSLIPNTTTGMAPQGQLDISNNALQVVYRLNMGGPLVTAFNDTLGRIWLPDAPFLKLQAAANAAWVPPRTIKYPDDKTNTPLIAPANIYSTAQQMASTNTSDARFNITWEMVTEPGFSYFVRLHFCDIVSKALNSLYFNVYINGMMGVLNLDLSSLTVGLAVPYYRDFIIDSSSIINSTLIVQIGPGTTDTSNPNAILNGLEIMKISNQENSLDGLFSPKRSSQLGKKTMTGIGLAMAVMAAALAVVMCCRRRHRPGWQKTNSFQSWFLPLNSTQSSFMSTCSRLSSRNRFGSTRTKSGFSSIFASSAYGLGRYFTFVEIQKATKNFEEKAVIGVGGFGKVYLGVLEDGTKLAIKRGNPSSDQGMNEFLTEIQMLSKLRHRHLVSLIGCCDENNEMILVYEFMSNGPLRDHLYGGTDIKPLSWKQRLEISIGAAKGLHYLHTGAAQGIIHRDVKTTNILLDENFVAKVADFGLSKAAPSLEQTHVSTAVKGSFGYLDPEYFRRQQLTEKSDVYSFGVVLFEVLCARPAINPTLPRDQVNLAEWARTWHRKGELNKIIDPHISGQIRPDSLEIFAEAAEKCLADYGVDRPSMGDVLWKLEFALQLQEKGDIVDGTSNQFPMKSLEVTSGDSMEKSGNVVPSYVQGR is encoded by the coding sequence ATGCTTTCCCTCCAAAAGCCATCAAAGACTCCGTTCGTCCCTGCATCTTCTGCTCTCTTCAATCCTGAGAGCATTTTCCTCCCCTCTCATGAGAGATCACCAAGTTCATGCTACAGGCCAATGCTTCTGATACCAACTTTGGCAAAGATGGCAAGAAGCATGCTTGGGTGGAAGAGAGTACCATTGTTCTCCATCCTCCTCATACTTTCCATAACCAATATAGCCACCACTTATGCCATTGCATCACAAGCAGATAGGTTCGTACCTCGTGACAACTACCTTCTCAGCTGCGGGGCGCCTGCTGCTGTGCAGCTTGATGATGGCAGGACGTTCCGTTCTGATCCCGACTCGGCGTCTTTTCTCTCCACCCCGGTGGACATCAAGATTACTGCTAAAAACTCCCTGGCTTCAGGTGCACCATCATCCCAACTCTACCTTACATCAAGAGTTTTCTCTGACATCTCGACATATAGCTTCTTCATCTCCCAGCCTGGTCACCATTGGATTCGTCTCCATTTTTTACCTATCCCTGATGACCATTACAACCTCACTACAGCTACATTCTCTGTCTCCACTGATGACATGGTTCTTCTTCATGACTTCTCCTTTATAGCCACTCCTCCTAACCCAGTCCTTAGGGAGTATATTGTTGCAACACAGGGAGACACCTTGAAAATCATTTTTACCCCTAAAAAGGACTCAATAGCATTCATCAATGCCATTGAGGTTGTTTCAGcccctccaagccttattccaAATACCACCACCGGTATGGCTCCTCAGGGCCAACTTGACATCTCCAACAATGCGTTGCAGGTTGTCTACCGGCTGAACATGGGAGGACCACTGGTTACAGCCTTCAATGACACACTAGGTAGAATCTGGCTGCCAGATGCACCATTTCTGAAACTTCAGGCAGCAGCAAATGCAGCCTGGGTTCCTCCTAGAACCATAAAGTACCCAGATGACAAGACCAACACGCCCCTCATTGCTCCTGCAAACATCTACTCAACCGCACAACAGATGGCCTCAACAAACACGTCGGATGCAAGATTCAACATAACATGGGAAATGGTGACTGAGCCAGGATTCAGCTACTTTGTCCGCCTACATTTCTGTGACATTGTCAGCAAGGCACTCAACAGCCTCTACTTCAATGTATACATAAATGGCATGATGGGTGTCCTTAACCTCGACTTGTCGAGCCTGACAGTGGGGCTTGCAGTACCCTACTACAGAGACTTCATCATTGACTCCTCCAGTATCATCAACTCCACCCTCATAGTGCAAATTGGCCCTGGCACAACTGACACCAGCAATCCCAATGCTATTCTTAATGGCCTTGAGATCATGAAGATAAGCAACCAAGAAAACAGCTTAGATGGGCTCTTTTCACCAAAAAGAAGTTCACAGCTTGGCAAGAAGACAATGACTGGCATAGGGCTTGCAATGGCAGTAATGGCTGCCGCTCTAGCTGTAGTCATGTGCTGCAGGCGACGCCATAGACCTGGATGGCAGAAGACAAATAGCTTCCAGTCTTGGTTCCTTCCACTCAACTCCACACAATCCAGCTTCATGAGCACCTGCAGCAGGCTGAGCTCCAGAAATCGTTTTGGCTCTACAAGGACCAAAAGTGGGTTTTCGAGTATCTTTGCATCTAGTGCATATGGACTGGGGCGCTATTTCACCTTTGTGGAAATTCAGAAAGCCACAAAAAACTTTGAAGAGAAGGCTGTTATTGGAGTTGGTGGCTTTGGAAAAGTTTATCTTGGTGTTCTTGAGGATGGGACAAAGCTGGCTATCAAACGAGGAAATCCATCTTCTGATCAAGGTATGAATGAGTTCCTGACTGAAATTCAAATGTTATCAAAGCTTCGCCATCGTCACTTAGTTTCACTTATTGGTTGCTGTGATGAGAACAATGAGATGATCCTGGTTTATGAGTTCATGTCAAATGGTCCGCTCAGGGATCATTTGTATGGTGGCACAGACATCAAGCCTCTCTCTTGGAAGCAACGGCTGGAAATTAGCATTGGGGCAGCAAAGGGCCTGCATTATCTTCATACAGGTGCAGCTCAGGGCATAATTCACCGTGATGTCAAGACCACCAATATACTgcttgatgaaaattttgtagCCAAAGTTGCAGATTTTGGCTTATCAAAAGCTGCTCCATCCCTTGAGCAAACTCATGTCAGCACAGCTGTCAAAGGAAGTTTTGGATATCTTGATCCAGAGTACTTCAGACGTCAACAGCTGACAGAGAAGTCTGACGTATACTCTTTCGGAGTGGTACTCTTTGAAGTATTGTGTGCAAGGCCAGCCATCAATCCAACACTTCCAAGAGACCAGGTGAACCTTGCCGAATGGGCCCGTACATGGCACCGCAAGGGAGAGCTGAATAAAATAATTGATCCCCACATTTCAGGGCAAATCCGTCCTGATTCACTTGAAATATTTGCTGAGGCCGCTGAGAAATGTCTTGCTGACTACGGTGTCGATCGCCCGTCAATGGGTGATGTGTTATGGAAACTCGAATTTGCCTTGCAACTTCAAGAAAAGGGTGACATTGTTGATGGAACCAGCAATCAATTCCCAATGAAGAGCTTAGAAGTAACAAGTGGTGATAGCATGGAGAAATCTGGCAATGTAGTTCCATCTTATGTCcaaggaagatga
- the LOC4334181 gene encoding transcription factor bHLH113, producing the protein MVKEEEIITEAAGARGYMEMLGLGEEAADYLMCLSPSSYLSSPAASTTTAVASPTCASYLAPHPYHHLLSFSGQDQYHGDDVFGLQYYGGDQVIPAVVPQKSSPTTECSSSVSSMSSSPTATAISSSKSPAFKKKGSRGCDQRKATAPAAATTTNKRPRVRRERLGERIIALQQLVSPFGKSDTASVLHEALGYIRFLHDQVQVLSSPYLQRLPPSARVPEQERGTPAAEEQPPALRPSDLRSRGLCLVPISCTEHVAGAGAGTGHGNGADLWSVAAGMAKATATVTAAVERSKEAAAAAAATAALLRADRPGQQLA; encoded by the exons atggtgaaggaggaggagatcatCACAGAGGCAGCAGGAGCAAGAGGCTACATGGAGATGCTTGGGCTTGGAGAGGAGGCCGCCGACTACCTGATGTGCCTGTCTCCTTCTTCCTACCTGTCTTCTCCTGCTGCTTCCACCACCACAGCTGTGGCTTCTCCTACCTGTGCCTCGTacttggctcctcacccttacCACCACCTGCTAAGCTTCAGTGGTCAGGATCAGTACCACGGTGATGACGTCTTTGGGTTACAGTATTACGGCGGCGATCAAGTAATTCCGGCGGTGGTTCCGCAGAAGTCCAGCCCGACCACCGAgtgctcctcctccgtctcctccATGTCGTCCTCGCCGACGGCCACCGCCATTTCCAGCTCTAAGTCACCGGCCTTCAAG AAGAAGGGATCGAGAGGTTGTGATCAGAGGAAGGCtactgctcctgctgctgccaCAACCACAAACAAGAGACCCAGG gtgaggagggagaggctCGGAGAGAGGATCATAGCGCTGCAGCAGCTGGTTTCTCCGTTCGGGAAG TCTGATACGGCCTCCGTTCTTCACGAGGCGTTGGGATACATACGCTTCCTGCACGACCAGGTTCAG GTCCTGAGCTCGCCGTACCTGCAGCGCCTGCCTCCCTCTGCTCGCGTCCCG GAGCAGGAGAgaggcacgccggcggcggaggagcaaccGCCGGCGCTGCGGCCGAGCGACCTGAGGAGCCGTGGGCTGTGCCTGGTGCCGATCTCGTGCACCGAGcatgtcgccggcgccggcgccggcaccggccACGGCAACGGCGCCGACCTAtggtcggtggcggcgggcatggcgaaggcgacggcgaccgtGACGGCCGCCGTGGAGAGGAGCAAggaggcagccgccgccgccgccgccactgccgcatTGCTGCGTGCTGATCGTCCAGGGCAGCAGCTGGCCTAA